The Populus trichocarpa isolate Nisqually-1 chromosome 11, P.trichocarpa_v4.1, whole genome shotgun sequence genome has a segment encoding these proteins:
- the LOC7495295 gene encoding anthocyanidin reductase ((2S)-flavan-3-ol-forming) isoform X2: MHPPMEELNQIKFIFNLARKNSHMIHIFSSSMASQTKKNTACVIGGTGFVASLLIKLLLEKGYAVNTTVRDPDNQKKIAHLIALQNLGDLNIFGADLTNEESFNAPIACCDLVFHVATPVNFASEDPENDMIKPAIQGVHNVLKACAKAKTVKRVILTSSAAAVSINKLNGTGLVMDEKNWTDVEFLTSEKPPTWGYPASKTLAEKAAWKFAEENNIDLITVIPSLMTGPSFTPHIPDSINLAMSLITGNKFLINGLKGMQMLSGSISITHVEDVCRAHIFLAEKESASGRYICCGVNTSVVELAKFLNKRYPQYQVPTDCGDFPSEAKLIITSEKLSSEGFSFKYGIEETYDQTVEYFKANGLLN, from the exons atgcaCCCTCCTATGGaagaattaaatcaaattaaattcatatttaaccTTGCAAGAAAGAATTCTCATATGATCCATATCTTCTCGTCAAGCATGGCATCCCAGACCAAGAAAAATACAGCTTGTGTGATAGGCGGCACAGGGTTTGTGGCATCTTTGCTTATCAAGCTGTTGCTTGAGAAAGGCTATGCAGTTAACACAACAGTCAGGGATCCAG ACAATCAAAAGAAGATTGCTCACCTAATAGCACTACAGAATTTGGGGGACCTAAACATTTTTGGAGCAGATTTGACTAATGAAGAAAGCTTCAATGCTCCCATAGCATGTTGTGACCTTGTCTTCCATGTTGCAACCCCAGTTAATTTTGCTTCTGAGGATCCAGAG AATGACATGATCAAGCCAGCAATTCAAGGAGTGCATAATGTGTTGAAAGCCTGTGCAAAAGCTAAAACAGTTAAAAGGGTCATTTTGACATCCTCTGCTGCAGCTGTATCAATCAATAAGCTTAATGGCACAGGTTTGGTCATGGATGAGAAGAACTGGACTGATGTTGAGTTCTTAACTTCTGAGAAACCACCCACTTGG GGGTACCCTGCGTCCAAGACACTAGCTGAGAAGGCAGCCTGGAAATTTGCTGAAGAAAATAACATCGATCTCATTACTGTCATCCCTAGTCTCATGACTGGTCCTTCTTTCACACCGCATATTCCCGACAGCATAAACCTGGCAATGTCATTGATTACAG GGAATAAATTCCTGATAAATGGTTTGAAAGGTATGCAAATGCTGTCAGGTTCGATCTCTATTACACACGTAGAGGATGTTTGTCGCGCCCATATATTTTTAGCTGAGAAAGAATCTGCTTCTGGTAGATATATATGCTGTGGTGTTAACACCAGTGTTGTTGAGCTTGCCAAGTTCTTGAACAAACGATACCCCCAGTATCAAGTCCCAACTGA ttgtGGGGATTTCCCTTCCGAGGCCAAGCTGATCATCACTTCAGAGAAGCTTAGTAGTGAGGGGTTCAGTTTCAAGTATGGAATCGAAGAGACCTATGACCAAACTGTGGAATACTTCAAGGCCAATGGATTGCTGAATTGA
- the LOC7495295 gene encoding anthocyanidin reductase ((2S)-flavan-3-ol-forming) isoform X1 codes for MHPPMEELNQIKFIFNLARKNSHMIHIFSSSMASQTKKNTACVIGGTGFVASLLIKLLLEKGYAVNTTVRDPVTTQSFLHADNQKKIAHLIALQNLGDLNIFGADLTNEESFNAPIACCDLVFHVATPVNFASEDPENDMIKPAIQGVHNVLKACAKAKTVKRVILTSSAAAVSINKLNGTGLVMDEKNWTDVEFLTSEKPPTWGYPASKTLAEKAAWKFAEENNIDLITVIPSLMTGPSFTPHIPDSINLAMSLITGNKFLINGLKGMQMLSGSISITHVEDVCRAHIFLAEKESASGRYICCGVNTSVVELAKFLNKRYPQYQVPTDCGDFPSEAKLIITSEKLSSEGFSFKYGIEETYDQTVEYFKANGLLN; via the exons atgcaCCCTCCTATGGaagaattaaatcaaattaaattcatatttaaccTTGCAAGAAAGAATTCTCATATGATCCATATCTTCTCGTCAAGCATGGCATCCCAGACCAAGAAAAATACAGCTTGTGTGATAGGCGGCACAGGGTTTGTGGCATCTTTGCTTATCAAGCTGTTGCTTGAGAAAGGCTATGCAGTTAACACAACAGTCAGGGATCCAG TCACAACGCAGTCCTTTTTGCATGCAGACAATCAAAAGAAGATTGCTCACCTAATAGCACTACAGAATTTGGGGGACCTAAACATTTTTGGAGCAGATTTGACTAATGAAGAAAGCTTCAATGCTCCCATAGCATGTTGTGACCTTGTCTTCCATGTTGCAACCCCAGTTAATTTTGCTTCTGAGGATCCAGAG AATGACATGATCAAGCCAGCAATTCAAGGAGTGCATAATGTGTTGAAAGCCTGTGCAAAAGCTAAAACAGTTAAAAGGGTCATTTTGACATCCTCTGCTGCAGCTGTATCAATCAATAAGCTTAATGGCACAGGTTTGGTCATGGATGAGAAGAACTGGACTGATGTTGAGTTCTTAACTTCTGAGAAACCACCCACTTGG GGGTACCCTGCGTCCAAGACACTAGCTGAGAAGGCAGCCTGGAAATTTGCTGAAGAAAATAACATCGATCTCATTACTGTCATCCCTAGTCTCATGACTGGTCCTTCTTTCACACCGCATATTCCCGACAGCATAAACCTGGCAATGTCATTGATTACAG GGAATAAATTCCTGATAAATGGTTTGAAAGGTATGCAAATGCTGTCAGGTTCGATCTCTATTACACACGTAGAGGATGTTTGTCGCGCCCATATATTTTTAGCTGAGAAAGAATCTGCTTCTGGTAGATATATATGCTGTGGTGTTAACACCAGTGTTGTTGAGCTTGCCAAGTTCTTGAACAAACGATACCCCCAGTATCAAGTCCCAACTGA ttgtGGGGATTTCCCTTCCGAGGCCAAGCTGATCATCACTTCAGAGAAGCTTAGTAGTGAGGGGTTCAGTTTCAAGTATGGAATCGAAGAGACCTATGACCAAACTGTGGAATACTTCAAGGCCAATGGATTGCTGAATTGA
- the LOC7495294 gene encoding alpha-farnesene synthase — MEYKQQVQVEQNSLQCQNNSEDIDMRQERRSANYKPNIWKYDFLQSLSSKYDEEQYRRVTEKLREEVKSIFVEAVDLLAKLKLVDSVIKLGLGSYFEEEIKQSLDIIAASIKNKNLKVEENLYVTALRFKLLRLHGYEVSQGVFNGFFDGTFDKSKCTDVRGLIELFEASHLAYEGEATLDDAKAFSTRILTGINCSAIESDLAKHVVHVLELPSHWRVMWFDVKWHINAYENDKQTNRHLLALAKVNFNMVQATLQKDLRDVSRWWRNLGIIENLSFTRDRLVESFLCTVGLVFEPKYSSFRKWLTKVIIMILIIDDVYDVYGSLHELQQFTKAVSRWDTGEVQELPECMKICFQTLYDITNEMALEMQREKDGSQALPHLKKVWADFCKAMFMEAKWFNEGYTPSLQEYLSNAWVSSSGTVISVHSFFSVMTELETGEISNFLEKNQDLVYNISLIIRLCNDLGTSVAEQERGDAASSVVCYMREVNVSEEVARNHINNIVKKTWKKINGHCFAKSPTLQLLVNINTNMARVVHNLYQHGDGFGVQDRHENKKQILTLLVEPFKLDLPEFSF, encoded by the exons ATGGAATACAAGCAACAAGTGCAAGTTGAGCAAAATTCTTTGCAATGCCAGAACAATTCTGAAGACATTGATATGAGACAAGAAAGGCGGTCTGCCAATTATAAACCAAATATTTGGAAATATGATTTCCTGCAATCTCTTTCTAGCAAATATGAT GAAGAGCAATACCGAAGGGTGACTGAGAAGCTGAGGGAGGAAGTTAAGAGCATTTTTGTGGAAGCAGTGGACTTATTGGCTAAGTTGAAGCTTGTTGATAGCGTCATAAAGCTCGGCCTGGGGAGTTACTTTGAGGAAGAAATCAAACAATCTCTAGACATCATAGCAGCTTCGATCAAGAATAAAAATCTCAAAGTGGAAGAGAATCTTTATGTCACTGCCTTACGCTTCAAGCTCCTCAGGCTGCACGGATATGAAGTTTCACAAG GTGTCTTCAATGGCTTTTTCGACGGCACTTTTGACAAAAGCAAATGCACAGATGTTAGGGGCTTGATCGAGCTATTCGAGGCCTCACATTTAGCTTACGAGGGTGAAGCTACGCTGGATGACGCTAAAGCCTTTTCAACTAGAATTTTAACCGGTATAAATTGTAGTGCCATTGAAAGCGACCTTGCAAAACATGTGGTGCATGTCTTAGAACTTCCTTCCCACTGGAGAGTGATGTGGTTTGATGTCAAATGGCACATCAACGCGTACGAGAATGACAAGCAAACAAATAGGCATTTACTTGCCTTGGCTAAAGTGAACTTCAACATGGTCCAAGCCACGCTCCAAAAAGATCTGAGGGATGTTTCCAG GTGGTGGAGGAATTTGGGTATAATAGAGAATCTAAGCTTCACAAGGGACCGACTGGTTGAGAGCTTCTTGTGCACAGTGGGACTTGTATTTGAGCCTAAGTACAGCAGCTTTAGGAAGTGGCTCACTAAAGTCATAATCATGATACTAATCATAGATGATGTCTATGATGTTTATGGTTCTCTGCACGAGCTGCAGCAATTCACCAAAGCTGTTAGCAG GTGGGATACCGGAGAAGTTCAAGAACTGCCAGAATGTATGAAGATTTGTTTCCAAACCCTCTATGATATAACTAATGAAATGGCTCTCGAAATGCAAAGGGAGAAAGATGGGAGTCAAGCTCTACCTCACCTAAAGAAAGTG TGGGCAGATTTTTGCAAAGCAATGTTCATGGAGGCAAAATGGTTCAATGAAGGATACACACCTTCCTTGCAAGAGTATTTGAGCAATGCATGGGTTTCATCATCAGGCACTGTGATTTCAGTTCATTCATTTTTCTCTGTAATGACTGAGCTAGAGACAGGAGAGATATCGAATTTTCTCGAGAAAAATCAAGATTTGGTGTACAACATTTCTCTCATAATTCGGCTTTGCAATGATCTTGGGACTTCTGTG GCGGAGCAAGAGAGAGGAGATGCTGCTTCATCAGTAGTGTGCTATATGCGAGAAGTGAATGTTTCGGAGGAAGTTGCAAGGAATCATATAAATAACATAGTAAAGAAAAcatggaagaaaataaatggaCACTGCTTCGCAAAATCTCCTACGCTGCAATTGCTTGTTAATATCAACACCAATATGGCACGGGTGGTCCATAACCTCTACCAACATGGAGATGGGTTTGGTGTTCAAGATCGCCATGAGAATAAAAAGCAGATCCTCACCCTCCTTGTTGAACCTTTCAAGCTCGATTTACCAGAATTTTCCTTCTAA